The nucleotide sequence CCAATCGCCAGCGACGAGGTCGCTGCCGGCGAGGGCGCATTAATAACGTTAATGGCTTTGTTTGTTTCCAGGATGGCAAAATCGTCCAGCAAGCCGCCCGTTCGATCGCATGCCTGCGCCCGAACGCCTGCGCCACCGTCTTCGAGATCAGCCTCCTGCACTTCCGGAATAAGCTCCTGCAAGGCTTTGGTGAACGCCGATTTTGAGAACGAACGATACATTTCGCCCAGACCCGTCTGCCAGTATTTGGCAGCTACTTTCTGGAAGCCGGGCCACGACAGCGTTTCATACAACTCTTTCAGGTTTACGTCAGACTTTGCGTAGCCTTCGCGCTGAAAGGCCAGCACGGCATTTGGCCCCGCTTCTACCCCGCCGTGAATCATGCGGGTAAAGTGAACCCCCAGAAACGGGAAGTTCGGATCAGGAACGGGATAAATCAGGTTCTTGACCAGGTATTCCTTCTCCGGCCGGATCTTGTAGTATTCGCCCCGGAACGGCACGATACGTACATGAATAGCTTCGCGCTGGGTTAGCTGGGCAATTTTATCGGAGTACAGTCCGGCGCAATTGACCACAAGCCTGGTTTCGTAGCGATCTTTGCTGGTTACGACAATGCTCAGACTTGTTCCGGGAGTTACCTGCTCAACACGTTCGGCCAGCCGGATTTCGCCCCCTAACGCCTGAAATTTTTCGGCGTACTTATCGGCCACCTGCTTGTAGTCGATAATGCCCGTCTGCGGCACAAACATCCCCGCTACTCCGCTGACGTGCGGCTCAATCTCGCGCATTTCGGCCAGCGATAGTTTACGTAAACCACCCAGGCCGTTGAGCTGGCCGCGCTCGTACAGCGTATCCAGTTGCGGCAGTTCTTCGAGTTTGGTCGCTACGACAATCTTACCACAAAGGTCATAGGCAATGCCTTCGGCATCGCAGAAGTCCAGCAGCATCCGGTAGCCCCGAATACAGTTCGTAGCCTTGAGCGAGCCAGGCTTATAATATAGTCCTGAATGGATTACGCCTGAATTGTGGCCAGTCTGGTGGCGGGCAACGGCGGGTTCTTTCTCAATCAGGAGTACCCGCAGGGAGGGCTGTTGCTGCTTAGTTTGCAGGGCGGTCGCCAGGCCAACAATACCGCCCCCAATGATGATTACGTCTGTCATAGGTATCTCGCAGCCCGCAGCTGCCGATGGAAAAACTGAACCGGCAGCAACAGCTCCGCAATGGCGGTTAGCTATGGGTTACGTCTGTCGGACCCAGGATTGACAAAGGTACAGCACAGCCGCAAAAAACGGGCGCAGCATAGATCATGCTGCGCCCTCTTCCTTCGCTATCTGATAAAAACCCGTTCTTCAATTGAGCATAACCCTGCGCGCCACGCCAGCCGATTGCACGGTTATCAAGCAAAACAAAAACCGCCCTGACTCTACCGATTTTCCAAAAGATGAAAGCGATCAGCCTAAAAACAGCGAATCGGGATAAAAGGCTGATTTGATATACGAATGGTTCACTGCAATTGACCCTCAATCCAGGACAATCCGCGGCCGTAGAGCGCATGTGCAAAGCGAACCCGGTTGTCAAAGTCTGCGTCATCCGTGTGGCCATCCGTCATAAACTGCTTTATCAGCCGGGCATTATCAGCAGCCAGTGGCAGGTCATACTGGGTTTCACGTTCGGTACGGAAAGAAGCAAACGTAGACGAATCGCCTTCAAAGTGCTGATAAAACAAATGCCCACGGGGCGTCCGAACGGCGCACAAAATACCGGTTGCCCGGCTCGTGGATGGCGCCAGAGAGCCTTCCAGGCCGCGTTTGAGTACAATAACCGCGTCGAAGCCCGCCATCATGGCCAACTCGGCCATTTTCATCTGGTAGGTAATGTGAAATACGGATGTGACCAATATCTGAGCGTGACAGGGATTCAGGACCTTTTCGAGCGTTGCCAGGAAAGGCCGTTTAATTAAAATCCGGCGTCGGTCTACCCAATGATTAATAGCTGGCGAGAGCGCCTTCTGGTCGAGTACCCAGCCGTAATTAGCCAAAGGCGTATCCAGCTCATGGTTGCTTTGCAGGAACTGGCAGCCAAGATGCATATATACATCGAGTGCATTCAGCGTGAACTTCGGCCCACCTGACCGCCCAACGACGGATACGACTCCGTAGTTATGCTTATGAAAAAACTGAGCCAGCAGGGGCGTAATCATGTAGCTGTTCTCCACCCCATCGAACGGTTCAGCGAGTTGAATCAACGGGCGGTTGGCGCAGCTTATTTTTCCAAAACCGGGCGAGTACGTATCCTCGGCTGCCCGCATCAGGCCGTGATACTCCTCGTTGGTTTCGTGCCGGACACGCATGATACTGGCTGCCAGACCCCGAAAGGTTTCGCATTCACCATCACCAAATAAATAATCACCCAATTGATGAGCTTCGCTTACCTGCAGATTGTGCCCCCGAACGAGTTTGGTAGCAATGGGGTGCATTCCCTCCGGTAAATCGGGACAGACTTTACTAATAAAGAATGTAGGGTGCGAAAAGGCGCGTTTACCAATCACTTCCTCCAGCGTCATTTCTTCGGGCGTTGGGCCTTTGGCCAGCAAGGCCCCCAGAAACGCTCCCCGCTGTAGCGGATGCGCCAGGGGGTCCATCAGAGCTTCACGGCATTCGGCCAGCAGGTCAGGCGGCAAAGGCTTGCTGCCATACTTACCAATTCCAATATGTTTGATACCCCGACCAAGTGCCGTGTCGGTAGGTGCATCCAGTAGAAGACTGACAGTTGACATGGAGGACGATTGACATATTCAGGTAAAAGCAAGCCTAAACCAACTACCTACTTATTAGGGCCAGAGCTTCAACCGCAGCATCAGATACGGTTATACCAGCCAGGGGCCATTCTGAATGTAATCTGACAACTTCGCCAATAACAATAATGGCCGGATTGGTTAGTTTATGGCCCTCAACAGCGCCAAGAATCGCGCTGGCGGGGGCCATTGCCATGCGTTCATCCGCCCGGCTTCCGTTCTGAATAATTGCCATCGGTACCTTCTCGCGTCCGGCGTCGGACAGCAGGGCCACAATCTCGGGCAGGTGTTTCATGCCCATCAGAATTACTAGCGTAGCCGTCGACTGAACAGCCGCGCGAATGTCGGCAGACAGCCGATGGTCTTTCGTTGTACCGGTTAAGACCCAGAACGACTCGCTAACACCCCGGCAGGTAAGCGGAATGCCAGCCAATGCCGGAACGGAGTAACTGCTCGACAGGCCGGGTACGACGGCTGTTTCTACACCACAATCTTCGGCAAACACCAACTCTTCAAACCCGCGGCCAAACACAAAGGGATCACCCCCTTTCAGCCGGACAACGTGCCCGTGGCTATGTGCATACTGCACAATCAGGTGATTGATGTCAGTCTGCGCGAATTCGCAGCGATTCGCCGGACCCGTCGGCTGCCAGGGGCGCTTGCCAACAAACACCCGTTCGGCTGACTCGGGTGCATGCTGCAACAGATCAGGATGCACGAGCGCATCGTATAAAACTACGTCGGCCGTTTGCAGGGCCCGAACGCCTTTGAGTGTAATCAGATCCGGATCGCCTGGTCCTGCACCGACAAGGGTTAGCTTAGGCTGTTTGAGCTTATTCATCGTCCGCCAACGATTTAGTTAAGTAGAAATACTCAACAATTTTACGTATATATTTTTAGATATTCAAAATAATACTATAGCTTTATATCAAATTTAACAAATTTACTTCTGCCTAATCACAAAGTAACAGAATTTAATAAAATTTAGCTGAATAATACAATTTTTAGTAATGTTCCTTGGGTTCCACTTATAATTCTTTTCAACCATGACGAACATTGTGGTAGTTGGCAATGGAATGGTAGGCTACAAGTTCTGCGAAAAGTTGCTGACCCGGCCAGGATTGGCCAAGAACAATGCGAGTGAAACCGATGGCGGTCGGTTTATACTCACCGTTTTCGGCGAAGAGCCGCGTCCCGCCTACGACCGGGTACATCTGAGTGCCTACTTTTCGGGTACATCAGCCGATGACCTGGCGATGGCGCCTGCCGAGTGGTATGCAGATAACGGTATCAACCTGCGTACGAGCGAGTGCATTACGCATATCGACCGCGATGCCCGTATAATTACCACCCACACGGGCGAAACCGTCAGCTACGATATTCTGGTGCTGGCAACTGGCTCCGCGCCTTTCGTTCCGCCGGTTCCGGGGGTGCAGAAAGATGGCATTTTCGTTTACCGGACCATTGAGGATCTCGAAGCAATCACCGCCTGGGGTGATCAGGCAACGAAAGCCGTTGTCATTGGTGGCGGGCTACTTGGTCTGGAAGCGGCTAAAGCAGCTATGGATATGGGCCTGGAAACGCATGTCGTGGAGTTTGCCCCCCGGCTCATGCCCCGCCAGCTCGATACGGCTGGTGCCGATATGCTCCGGCAAAAGATGGAAGCCCTTGGCATACGGATTCATCTTAGCAAGAGCACGGTCGAGTTTGAGGGTTACAATCGCGTAACGGGTCTTCGCTTCGCCGACGATACGCTGCTGGAAGCCGACATGGTCATTATTTCGGCTGGTATCAAACCCCGCGACGAACTGGCTCGTCAGGCGGGTCTGGAGGTTGGCCCACGCGGAGGCATCGTTGTGAACGATCTCCTGCAAACATCAGACCCCAGTATATTTGCTATCGGTGAGTGTGCCCTGCATGGCAGTATGATCTATGGTCTGGTGGCACCGGGCTATGAAATGGCGGATATTGTTGCAACTGAGGTTGCCAGCGTAATTACGGCCAATGACGCTACGGGCGGAAAAACCTTTACGGGTTTTGACATGTCAACTAAGCTGAAGCTGATTGGCGTGGACGTAGCTAGCTTCGGTGAGCCGTTCTGCGAACAGATACCACACCGGACGCTGGTCTATGAAGATAAACTGGCTGGAGTCTATAAACGGCTTAATATCACCGAAGATGGCAAGCATTTGCTGGGCGGCATTCTGGTAGGCGAAGCTGAGTCGTATAATATCCTTCTGCAAACGAGCAAAAATCGGATTGTTTTACCACCCACTCCCGAAGATCTGCTGCTACCACCCCGTAAAGGTGACGCTGCGTCGACCTCTTCGGGCGTAATGAGTCTGCCCAATGAAGCCTTAATCTGCTCCTGCGAAGGTATATCGAAAGGAGACATCTGCTCGGCCGTAACTGATAAGGAGTTAAGTGACGTAGCTGCCATCAAGAAATGCACGAAGGCCGGAACGGGCTGTGGAGGCTGCGTGCCGATGCTCAATGATCTGCTGACCGAAACCCTGAAGGCGCAGGGTAAGATTGTCCGTAAAGTTCTCTGCGAACATTTTGACCATACGCGCCAGGAGTTGTACGACCTGATCCGCATTAATGGCGAAACGACTTACAGCGACGTTATCCGCCGGTACGGCAAAGGTCACGGCTGCGAGGTCTGCAAACCGGCGGTAGCGTCTATTCTGGCCAGTGTTCACAACCAGCTGATTGCTCAACAAGCCGTTATTCAGGATACCAACGACCGGTATCTGGCAAATATCCAGCGGGGCGGAACCTACTCCGTTGTCCCTCGGGTTGCGGGTGGCGAAATCACGGCAGAAAAGCTGATTGCTCTGGGCGTTGTAGCGAAGAAGTACGACTTATACTGCAAAATTACCGGCGGACAGCGTATTGACCTTTTCGGCGCGCGGGTCGATCAACTGCCCTATATCTGGGAGGAGCTGATCGAAGCCGGGTTTGAGAGTGGCCACGCGTACGGAAAGGCGCTGCGGACTGTAAAGAGCTGCGTGGGTTTTACCTGGTGCCGGTTTGGCGTTCAGGATTCCGTCGGCTTTGCAGTTGAAGTAGAGGAACGGTATAAAGGCTTACGGGCTCCGCATAAGCTTAAAGGGGGCGTTTCGGGCTGCGTTCGGGAATGTGCCGAAGCACAGGGTAAGGATTTTGGTATTATCGCGACCGAAAAAGGCTGGAACCTGTATGTGTGTGGGAATGGCGGGGCTAAACCGCAACATGCCCAACTTCTGGCTTCGGATATCGACCGCGAAACCTGCGTTCGTTACCTCGACCGATTCCTGATGTTCTACGTCAAAACTGCCGAGCCGCTCACCCGTACGGCCACCTGGCTCAACAAACTGGAAGGCGGCATGGATTACCTGAAAAGTGTGGTTATCGACGATGTGCTGGGTTTGAATGCACAGTTCGAGGCCGAAATGGAACACATTGTTCAGACCTACCAGTGCGAATGGAAATCGGTCGTAGAAAATGAGGATTTGCGGAACCAGTATCGTCACTTCGTTAACGTCGACGAAGTTGATTCTACATTGGCTTTTGTTCCGGACGGACGTGGTCAGAAACGGCCCGTGGACTGGTAAACGTGAGTGATTGCTCAGGTAGCACCAATGCAGCCTGAGCAATCGTTTGTTTATTCACTCTTTCACTTCTTTAAGACCATGACATCCGAACTTATCAATCCAGATACAATCCAATGGTACGAAGCCGCATCGGTGAATGCGTTTCCGGCTGATGGTGGCGCCTGCGTTAAAATTGGCGAACGCCAGATTGCCGTATTTCACTTTGCTCAAACTGGTGAGTGGTATGCCTGCCAGAACCAATGCCCGCACAAAATGCAGATGATTCTGGCGCGGGGCCTGATTGGCGACCAGAATGGTGAACCTAAAGTAGCCTGTCCGTATCATAAGAAGACGTTTTCGCTCTGCACGGGTGAAAACCTCAACGGCGACGACTACCGCATCGAGACGTATCCGGTGCGGATTGACAACGAAAAAGTTTACATCGGTCTATAAACTCGTTACGTTAGTTTAATCAGCTTACTCAACAAGTGCCTATGATCACCCGTCGATACACCCAGCGATACATATTCGCCCTATCCTTAGTGGCTGGCCTGACCATTGTCGGGCAGGTGCTGGTGCAGCAGCAGTTGCGTAACCAGACTAGCGATTCGTATCTGGTTAACTATGCCGGGCGGCAACGGTACCAAAGCCAGCAAATTGCCAAGGACGTTTTACTGCTGACAAACGGCGCTTCGTTCAAAAGCAATTCAGCGGTGCAGGCTGAGTTAACGACGGTGCTTTCTCGCTGGGAGCGGTATCATCGGGAATTGAAAAGCGGTCATCTTACCGACTTAAACGTTCAGCTGTACAACAGCAAAAACATTCGAAAGTTATTCGGTCAGCTTGATCCGCACTTCCAGGTCATCAGCGAGCATGCTCATCGGCTACTGACACTTACCCGGCAGCCAGATCCATCAACGGAAGCACTGCAGAGTAGTGTGCGCGAGATACTGGCGCATGAGCAGGACTTTCTGCAAATAATGGATGCGATTGTACGCCAGTACGCCCACGAAGCCGAGGTTAAAATTGAGCAGTTACGGGGCATTGAGCATGTTCTTCTGGCCATTACGCTCTTTGTGCTATTGCTCGAAGCTTTGCTGATTTTTTATCCGGCCGTGCAGATTCTCCGGCAGACAATTGGCCAGCTTACGCATTCTGAACAGGAAACCCGGCAGGTCAATGAGCAGTTGCGGCAGGCGAACGAGTCATTACAGGTAACCCAGAAACAACTGGTTCAGGAAATAACCCTGCGCCACGAACAGCGCCTGAATGAACAGCGGATTCGGCTTTCATCGGTAGTACAGGGTCAGGAAGAAGAACGCAAACGCCTATCGCGTGAACTTCACGATGGTATTGGCCAGATGCTGACTGGCCTGAAACTTCTGTCCGAGAATATCCGTTCGGCTAACCAGCTTACCGAAAAAGACCAGAGTACGTTTGCCAACCTGAAAACCCTGCTCGTTCGCACCATTCAGGAAACGCGGCACGTGTCCAACAACCTCATGCCGCCCGCTCTGAGCGACTTTGGCTTAGTGTCGGCGTTACGTCAACTCATCGAGCAGCAGGATCGGCAGAGTACCGCTTCTGTTTCGTTGCAGACGTCACTCACGAATGAACGCTTTGGCCAGCCGGTCGAGATTGGGTTATATCGAATCGTGCAGGAAGCCGTCAACAACGCAGTCAAACATGCCAGCGCGGCCCACATTGACGTGAGTCTGGAGCTACGGCAGGATCGATTGTTTCTTAGAATTACCGACGATGGCTGCGGGTTACCGGCTGTTCCAAAATCACGAACAACCCACGGGTTACATAACATGCGCGGACGAGCCCGGTTACTGGACGGCACTTTCCGCATTATGGCCCGGGCGGGCACTACCCGTCCCGGACTGGCGAAGCTAAATGGTGTTTACTCGGGCACCCGTGTTCTGGTTAGTATCCCGGTGACGGCTCATCCCAGTCATAATGTAGCGACGCAGCCTGTGGCATCAACAGAAGCGTAGCCGCCCATAGCCTTATAACAGTCATGCAAAAAGCCTGACCTCTTTTCTTACGGGATAGAGTTCAGGCTTTTCTTATACCTGGCATACAAATCACTTACGTAGCGATAGGGTGTTACTTATAGAGTATTTTTTAGAGTAAAACCTAAAATCAGACAAAAACTAATTTTTATTGAACAATAGCTATAAAAACAAGCCTGTTTTCCTTAAAAAGCCAAATATTTTTTCGAAATACCTGAAAAAAGCAACTGTTTTTTTGGTAAATAAGAATTTATACCTAATTTTATCTCATCAATTATTAAGTATTAATACTTAGCAGAAGTACTACTTGCTAATAGCTTGATTCTATACTTTCATCTGAGGCAGAACCTTTGGCCAATGTAAGTGTAACGAGTTATTGAATGTCGAAATTAGTAGACTGTTAATACTTGCAGACTGGCTCATTGGCGGATGACCTCACCTGCAGGGACGTAAGCTGCCCGCTCAATGGCGGTTGAACTGGCAGAAAAATAAAAGCCCCGACGGGATGGCGGTCCCAACGGGGCAACTGGTTCAAGTTCCTTGTGTTCCACCTTAAACCATATCAAATGTATGAACTTTTTCATACACCACAAAACTTTTCTAAGTTGTTGTGTGGTTTCGGCTTTGGCCGTCTCTTCTGCTTACGCTCAATTTACGTTTAGTGGCCAGCTCCGCACCCGTTCGGAATACCGCAATGGGCAGGGAACGCTACTAAAAGAAAGTGACCGGGCAGCATTTTTCACCTCCCAGCGGACCCGCGTCAGCGCAGCTTATTCAGGCTACCGGATCAAAGCCTTTGCAACTCTCCAGGACGTACGCGTCTGGGGCCAGGATGCTTCCACTATCAACCGAACAACCAACGCCGACCTGAACGGTCTGCTGCTTCACGAAGCCTGGGGCGAGTTTAGTCTGCTCGACACAGCTCAGACTAAGCTTGGGAAGGAATTGTCTCTGAAGATTGGGCGGCAGGAACTGGTTTATGACGATGTCCGGCTGCTGGGAAACCTCGACTGGCTGCAGCAGGGACGACGACATGACATGGCCTTGCTGAAATATGGCAACAAAGGCTGGATGCTCCATGCCGGTGTTGCGTATAACCAGAACCGTGAACTGAAGTCCGGAACTATTTATAACGGTACTCCCACCGGGTACACAGCCGGAACAAACGGTATTGGCACCGCCTACAAATCTCTCCAGTTCGCTTATCTGGGCAAGAAATTTTCGGCGGGGAGCGCATCCTTCCTGATTATTAAGGATGACTTCAACCAATACGTTACGACACCATCCAGCGGTACGGTAGCAGCGACCAGAACTTATAGTGACGGAACCTGGAGCCGCGTAACGCTGGGCAGTTACGTAAATGCAACGGTGAAAAAGCTGGGCGTAAAAGCCGAAGCCTATTACCAGACCGGACGCGATAAAGATGGCCGGACTATATCGGCGTACCTGCTATCAGGCTCGCTCACCTACGCCACCAGCCAGCGTACCGCCATTACGGTTGGTGAAGATTATACTAGCGGCAACGAGCCGGGCAACGCGACGACGAGCACGAACCGGCGCTTCGATCCGCTCTATGGAACGCCCCATAAACACTGGGGATATATGGATTACTTCTACGTAGCCGATGGCTTTGGCGTAGGTGGACTGTCGGATTTCTATCTCAAAGTCCGCTATAAACCACTCGACCGGCTCACAATGTCGCTCGACTTCCACCAGTTTGCCAGCACAAACACCATCGTTGGTACGGACAAGATTCCGCTGAGTAAACCCTCTTTCGGACAGGAGTATGATTTCATTGCGCAGTATGCAGTAACCAAGCAGATTGGGCTGGAAGGTGGCTACTCTGTTTTTAGCGCTACCGACGCCCTGGCTGCAGCCAAAGCCGTATCAAACGCCGACAAATCGGCAACCTGGGGTTATCTGATGGTGAATCTGAAATTCTAAAAACTTTTTTGCAAACCGTTTTAAGGACTACAACCATGACAACGCGAAAACTCTCCAAGCTGAATATATTTTCCTTCTCTGGTATCCAGATGCGGACGTTCCACATTACGTGGCTCACCTTTTTCGTCTGCTTTTTTGGCTGGTTCGGCATTGCCCCGCTGATGCCTATCATCCGGGAAGATCTGCATCTGACCAAGCCACAGATCGGGAACGCCATCATCGCGGCCGTATCAATGACCGTCTTTGCCCGTCTATTAATCGGCCGTCTGTGCGACACCATCGGCCCCCGCCTGACCTATACGGGTCTGCTCCTGATTGGTGCTATTCCGGTTATGGGTATCGGCCTGTCGCACAGCTATGAATCTTTTCTGTGGTTTCGGCTGGCGATTGGCGTGATTGGCGCATCGTTCGTTATTACCCAATTTCATACCTCGGCCATGTTTGCCGACAATATTAAAGGAACGGCGAATGCCGTAGCCGGTGGCTGGGGTAACCTGGGCGGTGGCGTAACGAACATGGTAATGCCCTTAATTCTGGCCGGTTTTGTTGGTCTGGGCTATACCAACCCCGAGGCTTGGCGGCTGGCGATGGTGGTGCCGGGCGTAATGCTGCTCATCATGGCGTTCGTTTATTATCGCTATACGAAAGACACGCCGGAAGGTAATTACTCGGAAATTGAGCGCACGAAATCAGCCGACTCCAACCCGGTAAGTTTTGCACAGGCAGCGGCCGACTGGCGTGTATGGGCACTATTCCTGGCTTATGGTGCCTGTTTTGGTATTGAAATTACGTTCGACGGGGTGGCCGCGCTTTATTTCACCGATACGTTCAAGCTGGATCTGGCGACGGCGGGTCTGCTGGCGGGCGTCTTTGGCTTCATGAATTTGTTTGCCCGGGCAGTTGGCGGCATTGTTGCGGATAAAGTTGGCGCGAAATACGGCATGCGGGGTAAGGGCCTGCTCCTGGCGGGCGTATTGCTGCTCGAAGGATTGGGCATTATGCTCTTCTCCCAAACGGGGAGTCTGGCCATTGCGGTGGTAGCCATGCTGGGGTTTGCCATGTTCCTGAAAATGGCCAATGGCGCTACTTACGCAATCGTTCCATTTGTCAACAAGCGCGCGGTCGGCGTTGTGAGCGGTATCGTCGGCGCGGGTGGTAACGTCGGTGGCGTACTGGCGGGGTTCCTATTCAAGTCAGAAAGCATCAGCTATGAGCAGGCTTTCCTGTATATCGGCATGGCCGTTGCCGTGGTGGCTATTGTTGTCGTCGGCACGCGATTCGACAAGAAAGTAGCCATCGAGCCGATTGCCGTACCCGAAGTTGCCTAGCCTATCTGTCATTCCTTGTACCTGGCGCCAGCAGTCGGTTAGAAATCCTACGATTGCTGGCGCTAAAACAGCTAAATGACCAATCCATGACTCAACTAAAATCCACCTGTTCCTATTGTGGCGTTGGCTGCGGAGTGCTGGTTAATAAGGACCGGACGGGTCATCTGACGGTACAGGGCGACCCGAACCATCCGGGCAGCAAAGGCATGTTATGCTCCAAAGGCATGAACCTGCACTACACGGTCATGGACCAGTCGGACCGGCTGTTGTATCCGCAGATGCGTTACAACCGGTCGATGCCGCTGGAACGCGTATCGTGGGACGATGCACTGGATCGGGCCGCTGCGGTATTCCGGTCGTTGATTGCCAGATACGGGCCGGATTCGGTGGGTTTTTATGCGTCGGGCCAGTGCCTGACCGAAGAGTATTACTTGATTAACAAATTAACCAAGGGGTTTTTAGGGACGAACAACCTGGATACCAACTCCCGGCTGTGCATGTCATCGGCCGTGGTGGGCTACAAAATGGCTCTGGGCGAAGATTCGGTGCCTTGTTCATACGAAGACATTGATCAGGCCGATACGCTGCTAGTAGCCGGTGCTAATCCGGCCTGGTGCCATCCAATCATTTTCCGGCGCGTAGAAGCCCGCAAAGCTGCGTTTCCGGATTTCAAGCTGATCGTTATCGACCCCCGTCGAACGCAGACGGCCAGCATGGCCGATCTGCATCTGCAAATCAGACCGGGCACTGACATTACGTTGTACCACGCCATTGCGCGAGGGCTGATTGACCGGGGCCTGATTGACCAGGATTTTATTGATAACCACACGGAAGGCTTTGCGGCCTTCAACGAGAAGGTTCACGAGCGGACGCTGAAAGAAGCCGCTTCGATCTGCGGTATCTCGGTTGAAGACCTGAAATGGGCCATTGAATACATTGGTCGGGCGAAAGGGTTCATGACCATGTGGGCCATGGGTCTGAACCAGAGTGTAGTCGGCGTAAACAAGAACGTATCGCTGCTGAATCTTTCGCTCATTACGGGGCAAATTGGTAAGCCCGGCGCAGGACCGCTCTCGCTGACGGGTCAGCCGAATGCCATGGGCGGCCGCGAAACAGGGGGTATGTCGAACCTGCTGCCTGCTCACCGCGACATGGCTAATCCGCAGCATCGGCAGGAAGTGGCCGACTTCTGGGGCGTTCCCAGCGTTCCGGCCAAACCCGGTTATACGGCCACCGAGATGTTTGAAGCTTTACGTGACGGCCGAATGAAGGCGGTCTGGATTGTTACGACTAACCCAATGGTCAGCCTGCCGGATTCAAAGCTGGTTGAAGAGGCCCTGCAAAACGCCCGTTTTGTAGTTGTGCAGGACATTTCAAACCGCTCTGACACCCTCGCTTACGCCGATCTGGTGTTACCCGCAGCAGGCTGGGGGGAAAAAGCCGGCACCATGACCAACTCCGAGCGCCGAATCTCATATCTGAACAAGTTCACCGATGCCCCCGGCGAAGCCCGGCCCGACGCTGAGATTATCTGGACATTTGCCCGGAAAATGGGTTTTGGCGCAGCATTCAACTATGCCAGCGTGGCCGAGGTATACGACGAACACGTTCGCTTAACCAGGGGAACCCGAATCGACATCAGCGGCCTGAGCCATGAACGGTTAAAGACGACCGGAACTATCCAATGGCCCGTACCCACGCGGGAATCGACCGGCACGGCGCGGCTGTTTGAAGACCGGCAGTTCTACACGCCAAGCCGCAAGGCACAGATTAAGACGGTATCTGACGAAAACCAGTCCGAAGCGACCTCATCCGATTTTCCGCTTATTC is from Spirosoma taeanense and encodes:
- the lhgO gene encoding L-2-hydroxyglutarate oxidase, producing MTDVIIIGGGIVGLATALQTKQQQPSLRVLLIEKEPAVARHQTGHNSGVIHSGLYYKPGSLKATNCIRGYRMLLDFCDAEGIAYDLCGKIVVATKLEELPQLDTLYERGQLNGLGGLRKLSLAEMREIEPHVSGVAGMFVPQTGIIDYKQVADKYAEKFQALGGEIRLAERVEQVTPGTSLSIVVTSKDRYETRLVVNCAGLYSDKIAQLTQREAIHVRIVPFRGEYYKIRPEKEYLVKNLIYPVPDPNFPFLGVHFTRMIHGGVEAGPNAVLAFQREGYAKSDVNLKELYETLSWPGFQKVAAKYWQTGLGEMYRSFSKSAFTKALQELIPEVQEADLEDGGAGVRAQACDRTGGLLDDFAILETNKAINVINAPSPAATSSLAIGQTVSEKVLARF
- the nirD gene encoding nitrite reductase small subunit NirD, whose translation is MTSELINPDTIQWYEAASVNAFPADGGACVKIGERQIAVFHFAQTGEWYACQNQCPHKMQMILARGLIGDQNGEPKVACPYHKKTFSLCTGENLNGDDYRIETYPVRIDNEKVYIGL
- a CDS encoding anthranilate phosphoribosyltransferase, with the protein product MSTVSLLLDAPTDTALGRGIKHIGIGKYGSKPLPPDLLAECREALMDPLAHPLQRGAFLGALLAKGPTPEEMTLEEVIGKRAFSHPTFFISKVCPDLPEGMHPIATKLVRGHNLQVSEAHQLGDYLFGDGECETFRGLAASIMRVRHETNEEYHGLMRAAEDTYSPGFGKISCANRPLIQLAEPFDGVENSYMITPLLAQFFHKHNYGVVSVVGRSGGPKFTLNALDVYMHLGCQFLQSNHELDTPLANYGWVLDQKALSPAINHWVDRRRILIKRPFLATLEKVLNPCHAQILVTSVFHITYQMKMAELAMMAGFDAVIVLKRGLEGSLAPSTSRATGILCAVRTPRGHLFYQHFEGDSSTFASFRTERETQYDLPLAADNARLIKQFMTDGHTDDADFDNRVRFAHALYGRGLSWIEGQLQ
- the cobA gene encoding uroporphyrinogen-III C-methyltransferase — encoded protein: MNKLKQPKLTLVGAGPGDPDLITLKGVRALQTADVVLYDALVHPDLLQHAPESAERVFVGKRPWQPTGPANRCEFAQTDINHLIVQYAHSHGHVVRLKGGDPFVFGRGFEELVFAEDCGVETAVVPGLSSSYSVPALAGIPLTCRGVSESFWVLTGTTKDHRLSADIRAAVQSTATLVILMGMKHLPEIVALLSDAGREKVPMAIIQNGSRADERMAMAPASAILGAVEGHKLTNPAIIVIGEVVRLHSEWPLAGITVSDAAVEALALISR
- the nirB gene encoding nitrite reductase large subunit NirB, translating into MTNIVVVGNGMVGYKFCEKLLTRPGLAKNNASETDGGRFILTVFGEEPRPAYDRVHLSAYFSGTSADDLAMAPAEWYADNGINLRTSECITHIDRDARIITTHTGETVSYDILVLATGSAPFVPPVPGVQKDGIFVYRTIEDLEAITAWGDQATKAVVIGGGLLGLEAAKAAMDMGLETHVVEFAPRLMPRQLDTAGADMLRQKMEALGIRIHLSKSTVEFEGYNRVTGLRFADDTLLEADMVIISAGIKPRDELARQAGLEVGPRGGIVVNDLLQTSDPSIFAIGECALHGSMIYGLVAPGYEMADIVATEVASVITANDATGGKTFTGFDMSTKLKLIGVDVASFGEPFCEQIPHRTLVYEDKLAGVYKRLNITEDGKHLLGGILVGEAESYNILLQTSKNRIVLPPTPEDLLLPPRKGDAASTSSGVMSLPNEALICSCEGISKGDICSAVTDKELSDVAAIKKCTKAGTGCGGCVPMLNDLLTETLKAQGKIVRKVLCEHFDHTRQELYDLIRINGETTYSDVIRRYGKGHGCEVCKPAVASILASVHNQLIAQQAVIQDTNDRYLANIQRGGTYSVVPRVAGGEITAEKLIALGVVAKKYDLYCKITGGQRIDLFGARVDQLPYIWEELIEAGFESGHAYGKALRTVKSCVGFTWCRFGVQDSVGFAVEVEERYKGLRAPHKLKGGVSGCVRECAEAQGKDFGIIATEKGWNLYVCGNGGAKPQHAQLLASDIDRETCVRYLDRFLMFYVKTAEPLTRTATWLNKLEGGMDYLKSVVIDDVLGLNAQFEAEMEHIVQTYQCEWKSVVENEDLRNQYRHFVNVDEVDSTLAFVPDGRGQKRPVDW